The following proteins are co-located in the Heliorestis convoluta genome:
- a CDS encoding TlpA family protein disulfide reductase produces the protein MGKKGWWVLLALLLTGSLISGCTMQLIASETSWENRNQEAIEEQDSIQEEPSESVEVETEDTITPEQENLVRSTRGSEGQNAKNHDNNVSSEEIETNYKETQREEGKEPSKEQDVPKEQEANTKDEDNIVSPATYVGIIQYYYALPCQECEEQKREFQKWLTQRKDILQQVMIEMVDVGRNDPRIASGELKVEGLPFFILLDEEGNLATTASGTMKAPELDQLLQYLVVEAESP, from the coding sequence ATGGGAAAAAAGGGGTGGTGGGTTCTCCTTGCACTGTTGCTCACAGGGTCTCTTATCTCGGGCTGCACGATGCAATTGATAGCAAGCGAGACGAGCTGGGAGAATCGGAATCAGGAAGCAATAGAAGAACAAGATAGCATACAAGAAGAACCATCTGAAAGTGTAGAAGTTGAAACAGAAGATACAATAACACCAGAGCAAGAGAACCTAGTACGTAGCACGAGAGGCTCAGAAGGCCAAAATGCAAAAAATCATGACAACAACGTTTCATCAGAAGAGATAGAAACAAATTATAAAGAGACGCAGAGAGAAGAAGGAAAAGAACCAAGTAAGGAACAGGACGTACCGAAAGAGCAAGAGGCGAATACGAAGGACGAAGATAACATTGTTTCCCCTGCTACCTATGTTGGCATCATTCAATATTACTATGCTTTACCCTGTCAAGAATGCGAAGAACAAAAAAGAGAGTTCCAAAAATGGCTTACCCAACGAAAGGATATATTACAACAAGTTATGATTGAAATGGTCGATGTAGGACGCAATGATCCTCGCATTGCCAGTGGTGAATTGAAAGTAGAAGGCCTTCCTTTTTTCATCTTATTGGATGAAGAAGGCAACCTGGCGACAACAGCCTCTGGTACTATGAAGGCACCAGAGCTCGATCAGCTTCTACAGTACCTAGTAGTAGAGGCTGAATCGCCATAG
- a CDS encoding nucleotide pyrophosphohydrolase encodes MENMTLEEVQKQVDDYISQFEEGYFDPPTLILRFCEELGELSRVVSHRYGPKKKKPGEEEGDMELEMGDLFFVLICLANRQGYDLNEIFQKTMEKYNHRDKERWTRKKEKPPSYEGGNEPINELDLNQ; translated from the coding sequence ATGGAAAATATGACCTTAGAAGAAGTGCAAAAGCAAGTCGATGACTATATCTCTCAGTTTGAAGAAGGTTATTTCGATCCACCTACTTTAATTCTTCGTTTTTGTGAAGAATTGGGAGAACTTTCGAGAGTTGTCTCTCACCGCTATGGGCCGAAAAAGAAAAAGCCTGGTGAAGAAGAAGGCGATATGGAATTAGAGATGGGCGATCTCTTTTTTGTCCTTATATGTCTAGCCAATCGACAAGGTTACGATCTGAACGAGATTTTTCAAAAAACAATGGAAAAGTATAATCATCGTGATAAAGAGCGATGGACTCGTAAAAAAGAAAAACCACCTTCCTATGAAGGTGGTAACGAGCCAATCAATGAACTGGATTTGAACCAGTGA
- a CDS encoding diguanylate cyclase, with protein MQQKILIINDSSLEGRIMLDLLSYQGYHVNVARSGQEGLSMAKSFEPDVIICDIVLPGMNGLELARLLQEDVDTQKIQIIIASSNNNKQDKLEAFRCGAFDYLVKPLDFDELLLRLEIVLRYKQSIDKLKRRETILRAGSIRDFLTGLYNRQYLDQKMAEELARVKRYGHTFSVLLTDVDFFKQINDRHGHLVGDKILIHLAGRLQLKVRSTDTVCRFGGEEFCIIAPETDSHGAFELAEKLRKTIEKEPVIVSEDFKIPITASFGIAEYEGPEETTKSLLERADRALYNAKKKGRNRVE; from the coding sequence TTGCAACAAAAGATATTGATCATCAATGATTCTTCCTTAGAAGGAAGAATTATGCTCGATTTGCTTTCCTACCAGGGCTATCATGTCAATGTGGCCCGCAGTGGTCAGGAAGGACTGTCAATGGCCAAAAGCTTTGAGCCCGATGTCATTATCTGTGACATTGTTTTACCTGGGATGAACGGCCTAGAATTAGCTCGCCTGTTACAAGAAGATGTAGATACGCAAAAGATTCAGATTATTATTGCTTCAAGCAATAACAACAAGCAAGATAAGCTAGAAGCTTTCCGCTGTGGTGCTTTTGACTATCTTGTGAAGCCGCTGGACTTTGATGAACTGCTTTTGCGTTTAGAAATTGTTTTGCGGTATAAACAATCTATAGACAAGTTAAAACGAAGAGAAACAATTTTGCGTGCTGGCTCTATTCGAGATTTTCTTACGGGCCTCTATAATCGCCAATATCTTGATCAAAAGATGGCAGAAGAATTGGCGAGGGTAAAGCGCTATGGACACACCTTTTCTGTTTTACTGACCGATGTGGACTTTTTCAAGCAAATCAATGACCGCCATGGCCATCTTGTCGGTGATAAAATTCTTATACATCTAGCAGGTCGTCTGCAATTAAAAGTACGATCGACCGATACAGTTTGCCGCTTCGGCGGTGAAGAGTTTTGCATTATTGCTCCTGAGACAGATAGCCACGGCGCTTTTGAACTAGCCGAGAAATTACGAAAGACCATTGAAAAAGAGCCTGTCATCGTCTCTGAAGATTTTAAGATTCCCATTACCGCCAGTTTTGGTATTGCAGAATATGAAGGTCCTGAAGAAACAACGAAATCGCTGTTAGAAAGAGCGGATCGAGCTCTTTACAATGCGAAGAAAAAGGGACGGAACCGTGTAGAATAA
- a CDS encoding PrkA family serine protein kinase, with protein sequence MGFLDKLETFRQREKDLVWEGTFRDYLKLVKEKPEITQLSHSRIYNMIVSEGVEEVNGVKRYKFFSSEIFGLDRTLETLVEEYFHSSARRTEVRKRILLLMGPVSGGKSTIVMMLKRGLENFSRTDFGAIYAIKGCPMHEEPLHLIPKELREEFQREYNVYIEGNLCPHCRMRLNTEWGGKIEEVPLERLFISEEDRIGIGTFSPSDPKSQDIADLTGSIDFSTISEYGSESDPRAYRFDGELNKANRGMMEFQEMLKSDEKFLWHLLSLSQEGNFKAGRFALISADELIVAHTNENEYKSFVSNKKNEALISRMIIVKVPYNLKVTEEVKIYEKLIAQSDLKHIHIAPHALRVAAIFSILSRLKESKKQGMDLVKKMRLYDGEDVEGFKEKDLIELQNETSDEGMSGVDPRYVINRLSSAFIRKDTICINPLDVLRALKDGLDQHPSISKEEKERYLNFIATARREYDELAKKEVQKAFVYAYEESARTILNNYLDNVEAYCNGVKLKDPITDEELDPDEKLMRSIEEQIGISENAKKAFREEILIRLSSYARRGKAFDYTSHERLKEAIEKKLFSDLKDVVKITTSTRTPNAEQLKRMNEVTARLMEDHGYCPVCANELLRYTGSLLNR encoded by the coding sequence ATGGGATTTCTAGACAAGCTAGAAACATTTCGTCAACGGGAAAAAGACTTGGTCTGGGAAGGTACCTTTCGAGACTACTTAAAACTGGTGAAAGAAAAACCTGAGATTACGCAGCTGTCACACTCGAGGATCTATAACATGATTGTTTCAGAAGGCGTCGAGGAAGTAAACGGTGTCAAACGCTATAAGTTTTTTTCTTCAGAGATTTTTGGACTGGATCGCACTTTGGAAACGTTGGTGGAAGAATATTTTCACTCCTCCGCTCGTCGCACCGAAGTACGAAAAAGGATACTTCTCTTAATGGGCCCAGTATCAGGGGGAAAATCAACCATTGTTATGATGCTAAAGCGTGGCTTAGAAAACTTTAGCCGCACGGACTTCGGCGCAATCTATGCAATCAAAGGTTGCCCTATGCATGAAGAACCTTTACACCTTATACCGAAGGAATTACGAGAAGAGTTCCAGCGTGAGTACAACGTCTACATCGAAGGAAACTTATGCCCTCATTGTAGAATGCGCCTTAACACAGAATGGGGTGGCAAAATTGAAGAGGTACCTCTAGAAAGACTCTTCATATCAGAAGAAGACCGCATTGGTATCGGAACTTTCAGCCCCTCTGATCCCAAAAGCCAGGACATTGCTGATCTAACAGGCTCCATTGACTTTTCTACCATCTCAGAATATGGATCAGAGTCAGACCCTCGAGCTTATCGTTTTGACGGCGAACTGAACAAAGCCAACCGAGGCATGATGGAATTCCAAGAAATGCTCAAATCGGATGAGAAATTCCTCTGGCACTTGCTGTCGCTATCGCAGGAAGGCAACTTCAAAGCAGGGCGATTTGCCTTGATTAGTGCTGATGAGCTTATTGTGGCCCATACGAACGAAAATGAATACAAATCTTTTGTCTCTAACAAAAAGAACGAAGCCCTAATTTCACGGATGATTATTGTTAAAGTGCCTTATAACTTAAAAGTAACAGAAGAAGTAAAAATTTACGAAAAACTAATTGCTCAATCTGATCTCAAACATATCCATATAGCACCTCATGCCTTGCGCGTTGCAGCCATTTTCTCGATACTTTCCCGCCTGAAAGAATCAAAAAAGCAAGGCATGGATCTTGTCAAAAAAATGCGCCTTTATGATGGAGAAGACGTAGAAGGATTTAAAGAAAAAGATCTGATTGAGCTACAAAATGAGACCAGTGATGAAGGCATGAGCGGTGTAGATCCTCGCTACGTTATCAACCGGCTTTCTTCTGCCTTTATTCGCAAAGACACCATTTGCATTAATCCCCTAGACGTTCTCAGAGCCTTAAAAGATGGCCTTGATCAGCACCCTTCGATTTCAAAAGAAGAAAAAGAACGATATCTGAACTTTATCGCGACAGCAAGACGTGAATACGATGAGCTGGCCAAAAAAGAAGTGCAAAAAGCTTTCGTCTACGCCTACGAAGAATCAGCTCGTACCATTCTTAACAACTATTTAGACAATGTGGAAGCCTATTGCAATGGCGTAAAACTAAAAGACCCGATTACCGATGAAGAACTCGATCCCGATGAAAAGCTGATGCGCTCCATTGAAGAGCAGATTGGAATTTCTGAAAATGCGAAAAAAGCGTTTCGTGAAGAGATTCTAATTCGCCTTTCAAGCTATGCAAGACGTGGAAAAGCTTTTGATTATACTTCTCATGAGCGCCTAAAAGAAGCGATTGAGAAAAAATTATTCTCAGACCTCAAAGATGTCGTCAAGATTACCACGTCAACGCGAACGCCCAATGCAGAGCAATTAAAGCGTATGAACGAAGTGACAGCCCGACTCATGGAAGATCATGGCTACTGCCCAGTCTGCGCCAATGAGTTGCTTCGCTACACAGGCTCATTGTTAAATCGCTAA
- the yhbH gene encoding sporulation protein YhbH: protein MTDDFILSREDWSLHRKGQIDQARHQEKVREAIKKNLPQIISEEAIILSDGRKTVKVPIRSLEEYRIRYDFNKQKQVGQGNGKTKVGDVLGRDGSPSSGTGKGPGAGEQPGVDYYEAEVEIEEIQKLLFADLSLPNMEEKRVPELETESYRFNEVRKKGLQGNIDRKRTLLEALKRNARQGNPGFYPVLPDDMRYKTWEIHNERHSNAVVLALMDTSGSMGNFEKYIARTFFYWMTRFLRTKYHAVKLVFISHHTEAKEVTEEEFFTKGESGGTRCSSAYQLALNIINERFPPQDYNTYAFHFSDGDNLSSDNENCLRLVNQLLERTNLFGYGEIVRSHFSSTLMNALRKIQNDKFSSVTIRDRSEVYDALKTFFKTNEAH from the coding sequence ATGACAGATGATTTTATCTTGTCGAGAGAAGACTGGTCTTTGCATCGCAAAGGCCAGATCGACCAGGCTCGTCACCAGGAGAAAGTTCGAGAAGCCATTAAGAAAAACTTGCCCCAGATCATTTCGGAAGAAGCCATTATTTTAAGTGATGGACGAAAAACGGTGAAAGTGCCCATTCGCTCTTTAGAAGAGTACCGCATTCGCTATGACTTTAACAAACAAAAACAAGTTGGCCAAGGCAATGGCAAGACCAAAGTAGGGGATGTGCTAGGGCGAGATGGCAGTCCTTCCTCCGGAACAGGCAAAGGGCCTGGCGCAGGTGAGCAGCCCGGTGTCGACTACTATGAAGCAGAAGTAGAGATTGAAGAAATCCAAAAACTTCTCTTTGCAGACTTAAGCTTGCCCAATATGGAAGAAAAGCGGGTGCCCGAACTAGAAACAGAATCCTATCGATTTAATGAAGTACGCAAAAAAGGCTTGCAAGGCAATATAGACCGCAAGCGCACTCTATTAGAAGCGTTAAAGCGCAACGCGAGACAGGGGAATCCAGGCTTTTATCCCGTTCTTCCCGATGACATGCGCTATAAGACCTGGGAAATCCACAATGAACGGCACTCCAATGCGGTTGTTTTAGCTCTTATGGATACCTCAGGTTCCATGGGCAACTTTGAAAAGTATATTGCGCGCACCTTTTTCTACTGGATGACGCGCTTTTTAAGGACCAAGTATCATGCTGTAAAACTCGTTTTTATCTCCCATCATACAGAAGCAAAAGAAGTGACAGAAGAAGAATTTTTTACAAAAGGTGAATCAGGAGGGACTCGCTGCTCCTCAGCCTACCAGTTGGCTCTTAACATTATTAACGAGCGCTTTCCACCACAAGACTACAACACCTACGCTTTCCACTTTTCCGACGGTGACAATCTATCTAGCGATAACGAAAACTGCCTCCGCCTTGTCAATCAATTACTAGAAAGAACGAACCTTTTTGGTTACGGCGAGATTGTACGCTCTCACTTTTCTAGCACCTTAATGAACGCCTTGCGAAAAATACAAAACGACAAATTCTCATCTGTAACGATTCGAGATAGAAGCGAAGTCTACGATGCCTTGAAGACCTTTTTCAAAACGAATGAAGCCCATTAA
- a CDS encoding YcdB/YcdC domain-containing protein, protein MAKKGRLLLACSLSVSMSMMLSIFPTDAFAGTKALPANLMMISEQAEVTSEKGFPSPLQEVRLSLEEAIQEAKRIVTIPEDYNSFSYAFEKHSNWQGWSLTWIQQENDRTAASIHLLIDSQSGQLLRLHHWLPYDDRKQSTLSQQEAQKIATQFMQRAAPKYMAQLELEPLDPEAFPWPGQRGQRNYAFHWQRQEASIPVGNDGIRITINSDYASIESFEVTWSQKSLPSSREAISLSKAEQAFTDAGLMKLQYMQPTRYRTFSSDDRAEVLLVYRLTSPSMGRIDALTGQPFIPPQESHLDDNARKEAGDASMPMEEEAALESRALPLTPQEVEAIYKQANLLTEEQAIQAIGQWVDIPSNLRLHGADLSKRENDYVWNFRWQSQEGKMAYMNASVSATTGELLSLYLPHDYEKTIEQDKQIPLEEAQKIAEAFLQKVQPERFAQVELRENDSLWVGPLSENRYQNFYYQRLAHNIPFPGNGFYLVVDRAEQKVIQYNLTWTSAEIPAPENILSEKESHKKYLANYPLQIRYAPHYLPRLDEQQFYLLYEPKSLPNQTFSQIIDAKSGVPLDWQGQEIKKSFDGAFSDIAGHMAEKEIRRLGQAGLFVEYGEVFRPQENLSVLSLLQGLYKLNNPYSFYGPSPSDEVLVKEARENGLIAETVEGKDSVNREIITRAMIGLLNLDQAAKLEQIYQVPYEDQDRFPAGFRGYAALAWGFNLPGSNDKTFAPEETVTRAEAAVMIMRTLEIRQAM, encoded by the coding sequence ATGGCTAAAAAGGGACGCTTACTACTTGCTTGTTCTTTATCAGTTAGTATGAGTATGATGCTCTCTATCTTCCCTACCGACGCTTTTGCTGGTACGAAAGCCCTACCTGCCAATCTTATGATGATCTCTGAGCAAGCTGAGGTCACTTCTGAAAAAGGCTTCCCCTCCCCCTTACAGGAAGTACGGTTGTCTTTAGAAGAAGCGATCCAAGAGGCAAAAAGAATCGTTACGATTCCTGAAGACTATAACTCTTTCTCTTATGCTTTCGAAAAACATAGTAATTGGCAAGGCTGGTCTCTTACCTGGATTCAACAAGAAAACGATCGTACTGCTGCTTCTATACATCTATTGATCGATAGTCAAAGCGGTCAACTTTTACGGCTTCATCACTGGCTCCCTTACGACGATAGAAAGCAAAGCACTCTTTCTCAACAGGAAGCACAAAAGATTGCTACACAATTCATGCAACGTGCTGCGCCTAAATATATGGCGCAACTTGAGCTTGAGCCCTTAGACCCTGAAGCTTTCCCCTGGCCAGGACAGCGCGGTCAGAGAAACTATGCCTTCCACTGGCAGCGCCAAGAGGCCTCTATTCCCGTTGGCAATGATGGTATACGCATCACCATCAACAGCGACTACGCTTCGATTGAGTCTTTCGAAGTAACATGGAGTCAAAAGTCCCTTCCATCTTCAAGAGAAGCCATCTCTTTATCAAAAGCAGAGCAAGCCTTCACAGATGCAGGGCTTATGAAACTACAATATATGCAACCCACTCGTTATAGAACTTTTTCTTCTGACGACAGGGCTGAAGTTTTGCTTGTCTATCGCCTAACAAGCCCTTCGATGGGACGCATTGATGCCCTAACGGGACAGCCATTTATACCGCCTCAAGAGAGCCATTTAGACGATAATGCTAGAAAAGAAGCAGGAGATGCCTCTATGCCCATGGAGGAAGAAGCTGCTTTGGAGTCTAGAGCCCTTCCTTTAACGCCACAAGAAGTAGAAGCCATTTATAAGCAAGCCAATCTTTTGACAGAAGAACAAGCCATCCAAGCAATTGGTCAATGGGTGGATATTCCATCTAACTTACGCCTTCATGGGGCAGACCTTTCGAAGAGGGAAAATGATTATGTCTGGAATTTCCGCTGGCAGAGCCAAGAAGGCAAAATGGCTTATATGAATGCTTCTGTAAGCGCTACAACAGGTGAGCTGTTAAGCCTTTATCTGCCTCACGATTACGAAAAGACGATAGAACAAGATAAGCAAATTCCTTTGGAAGAAGCGCAGAAAATTGCTGAAGCTTTTCTGCAAAAAGTTCAACCAGAACGATTTGCACAAGTAGAACTCCGAGAAAATGATAGCCTATGGGTTGGTCCTCTTTCAGAAAACCGCTATCAAAATTTCTATTATCAACGATTGGCTCACAACATTCCGTTTCCTGGCAATGGATTCTACTTGGTCGTAGATAGAGCAGAGCAAAAAGTGATCCAGTACAACCTTACTTGGACTTCTGCAGAAATCCCGGCTCCAGAAAACATTCTCTCAGAAAAAGAAAGTCATAAGAAATATCTAGCAAACTATCCTTTACAAATTCGTTACGCACCGCACTATCTACCTCGCCTAGATGAGCAACAGTTCTATCTTCTCTATGAACCCAAAAGCTTGCCCAATCAAACCTTTTCACAAATAATCGATGCCAAATCAGGTGTTCCTCTAGACTGGCAAGGCCAAGAAATTAAAAAGTCTTTCGACGGTGCTTTCAGCGATATTGCGGGTCACATGGCTGAAAAGGAGATTCGCAGACTTGGCCAAGCGGGACTCTTTGTTGAGTATGGCGAGGTCTTTCGCCCTCAAGAAAATTTATCGGTACTGTCATTGCTGCAAGGTTTGTACAAGCTAAATAACCCGTACTCGTTCTATGGGCCTTCTCCCTCTGACGAAGTTCTTGTCAAAGAAGCTCGGGAAAATGGTCTTATTGCAGAAACAGTAGAAGGCAAAGATTCTGTGAATCGAGAGATTATTACACGAGCCATGATCGGATTGCTGAATCTTGATCAAGCCGCAAAGCTTGAACAGATCTATCAAGTCCCTTATGAAGATCAAGATCGCTTTCCGGCTGGCTTTCGAGGCTATGCTGCCCTAGCTTGGGGATTCAATCTGCCAGGAAGCAACGATAAAACCTTTGCTCCCGAAGAAACTGTTACGCGCGCCGAAGCAGCTGTAATGATTATGAGAACCTTAGAAATTAGACAAGCTATGTAG
- a CDS encoding thermonuclease family protein: MKKHPIYVALITALLLLFLTGCMNKTVFMGDTVIVVREVPEQTVTVQVVRVVDGDTAVILIDGKQERLRFIGIDTPETVHPTIGEEPYGREASDYTKQRLEGRTFQLEFDVQERDRYGRLLGYIWLEEELFNETLVRNGFAEVTTFPPNVKYVDIFKAAQEEARKEKRGIWGL, encoded by the coding sequence ATGAAGAAGCACCCTATCTACGTTGCCCTTATTACAGCCCTTTTGCTGCTGTTCCTAACAGGCTGTATGAACAAGACAGTTTTCATGGGCGATACGGTAATTGTTGTTAGAGAAGTTCCTGAACAGACCGTTACGGTACAAGTGGTCCGAGTGGTTGATGGTGACACGGCTGTTATTTTAATTGACGGAAAACAAGAACGACTTCGCTTTATTGGCATAGATACACCTGAAACAGTTCACCCTACCATCGGTGAAGAGCCTTATGGCCGAGAAGCGAGTGATTATACAAAGCAAAGGCTCGAAGGGCGTACCTTTCAACTGGAGTTTGACGTACAAGAGCGAGATCGCTACGGAAGATTGTTAGGCTACATTTGGCTTGAGGAAGAACTTTTTAACGAAACCTTGGTGAGAAATGGTTTTGCGGAAGTAACTACCTTTCCTCCCAATGTAAAATACGTTGACATTTTCAAAGCAGCCCAAGAAGAAGCACGGAAAGAAAAGAGAGGTATTTGGGGCTTATAA
- a CDS encoding PAS domain-containing hybrid sensor histidine kinase/response regulator — MGRIILKKELLQNDINQSLLNSLGEALFIIDCVGSIVFLNPIAMQILGWSTEELYGQETTVIVDNPSESRMPIDWMALYEQEGPTLVRTASATFIRKDGSTFPVSYVVRPIICEGERIGLTILFRDISKEKEVEKALREAKRVAECANRAKTDFLATMSHEIRTPMSGIIGMIDLLLETQLSLEQSEFAQVVRDSSTMLLIIINDILDFSKIEASQLHLEIKEFDLPTLIETSVYLLSSKATSKGLTFKKEIDPRLNQVLRGDPIRLRQVLLNLLGNAIKFTSYGKVSLQVTLEQESDQEMLVRFEVTDTGIGISSDSVEKIFNPFVQVDDKSGRHYHGTGLGLPISKKLVHLMGGTIGVTSREGTGSTFRCIIPFAKAKAINKAEKPKPKLNPRKLNSNCSMKKKLHSGKENGKSRCNDSFRVLLVEDNLINQRLVTCQLKKLGYQVDAVLNGQEAIKAVKKHTYHLILMDCQMPVMNGFEATKKIRMMEEEKNIPIIAITARAMNSDRDECIDSGMDDYLSKPFNVKQLEILLAKWLPIEKISPQRRNDD, encoded by the coding sequence ATGGGTCGAATCATATTGAAAAAGGAGCTATTGCAGAATGACATAAACCAATCTTTACTGAATAGTCTCGGTGAGGCTCTATTTATCATTGATTGTGTAGGCTCTATTGTATTTTTGAATCCCATTGCCATGCAAATCCTTGGCTGGTCTACAGAAGAACTTTATGGTCAAGAAACAACGGTAATTGTAGATAATCCTTCAGAGTCAAGAATGCCTATCGATTGGATGGCTCTATATGAGCAAGAGGGACCTACTTTGGTTCGAACGGCAAGCGCCACTTTTATTCGTAAAGACGGTTCAACATTCCCTGTTTCTTATGTAGTAAGGCCGATTATTTGTGAAGGAGAGCGCATTGGGCTTACCATTCTTTTTCGAGATATTTCGAAAGAGAAGGAAGTTGAAAAGGCCTTGCGAGAAGCCAAAAGAGTGGCCGAATGCGCCAATCGTGCCAAAACGGATTTTCTAGCAACGATGAGCCATGAGATACGAACACCGATGAGCGGGATTATTGGAATGATCGATTTGCTTCTAGAGACTCAGCTAAGTCTAGAGCAAAGTGAGTTTGCCCAGGTAGTTCGCGATTCCTCTACAATGCTTTTGATCATTATTAATGACATCCTCGATTTTTCCAAAATTGAAGCTTCTCAATTGCATCTAGAAATCAAAGAATTTGACTTACCCACCCTTATTGAGACGAGTGTTTATTTGCTTTCTTCGAAAGCGACGAGCAAAGGCTTAACCTTCAAAAAAGAGATTGATCCTCGACTCAACCAAGTCTTGCGAGGCGATCCGATTCGACTTCGCCAGGTTTTGTTGAACTTGCTTGGGAACGCTATTAAATTTACATCCTATGGAAAAGTAAGTCTCCAAGTCACTCTAGAACAGGAAAGTGATCAAGAAATGCTAGTTCGCTTTGAAGTAACAGACACAGGCATAGGCATTTCTTCTGACAGTGTAGAAAAAATATTTAACCCCTTTGTGCAAGTCGATGATAAATCAGGTCGTCATTATCACGGAACAGGCCTCGGTCTTCCCATTAGTAAAAAGTTGGTTCACTTAATGGGAGGAACCATCGGTGTAACAAGCAGGGAAGGAACAGGCTCTACTTTCAGGTGTATCATTCCTTTTGCAAAAGCCAAGGCTATCAATAAAGCAGAAAAGCCAAAGCCAAAGCTGAATCCAAGAAAGCTCAATAGCAACTGCTCAATGAAAAAGAAACTTCACAGTGGTAAAGAGAATGGCAAAAGTCGCTGTAATGATAGCTTTCGAGTTTTGTTGGTTGAAGATAACTTGATCAACCAGCGCCTTGTTACCTGCCAGTTGAAAAAGTTAGGCTATCAAGTCGATGCGGTGCTGAATGGACAAGAAGCGATCAAAGCTGTAAAAAAACATACCTATCACTTAATTTTAATGGACTGCCAAATGCCGGTGATGAACGGTTTTGAAGCAACGAAAAAAATCCGTATGATGGAAGAAGAAAAAAACATACCCATTATAGCGATTACAGCTCGTGCCATGAATAGCGATCGGGATGAGTGTATTGATTCAGGAATGGATGACTATTTAAGCAAGCCTTTCAACGTAAAGCAGTTAGAAATCTTGCTTGCAAAATGGTTACCCATAGAAAAAATATCACCCCAAAGACGGAATGATGATTGA
- a CDS encoding threonine/serine ThrE exporter family protein: protein MDKSLTLLLRSGRILMESGAEIYRVEETIIRLGKALQLKEVQSYCTPTGLFVGYTEETGEPRTAVRRVFKRAINLRRISQVNELARTFSQGSMTVEEALTRLERIEKEKEPYHWYWQVFCISLVAAILAMLNGGTGLEFVVALLVSLSLRYFMVKTKVFMNTPFLREFTLGAFGMLLVLLTKAFLEIDMVPILIGLLLSAFPGAYMVNSVRDIVAGDLLAGAIRGLEATGLTVALFGGAGLILATIGNGYIQDVNVSSSYGLAMEMLFGFFIAAFFSMALNTPRNTVLASGLVGLISRSVLAGTVAMGSSPLLGMFWGALAVAIFSEIFARYYRVPVTLFVIGGIIPLLPGLFFFQATYTLVQGEYVQMIEPFVHGVTGIIAIGAGAAAVTGLVRFWKTTNE, encoded by the coding sequence TTGGATAAGTCACTTACACTTTTACTTCGAAGTGGTCGCATCTTGATGGAGTCAGGCGCTGAGATTTATAGAGTCGAGGAAACGATCATACGATTGGGCAAAGCATTACAGCTTAAAGAAGTGCAAAGCTATTGCACGCCAACGGGCTTATTCGTGGGCTACACAGAAGAAACTGGAGAGCCGCGCACAGCAGTGCGCCGTGTTTTCAAGAGAGCCATCAATCTACGAAGAATTTCTCAAGTCAATGAATTGGCTCGAACTTTTTCACAAGGCTCTATGACCGTTGAAGAAGCTTTAACGAGACTAGAGAGAATTGAAAAAGAAAAAGAGCCCTATCACTGGTACTGGCAAGTTTTTTGCATTTCTTTGGTCGCAGCCATTTTGGCCATGCTCAACGGCGGAACGGGCTTAGAATTTGTCGTTGCTTTGCTCGTCAGCTTGTCTCTTCGTTACTTTATGGTTAAGACAAAAGTCTTTATGAACACACCATTTCTTAGAGAATTTACCTTAGGCGCCTTCGGCATGCTTCTCGTTCTGCTCACGAAAGCTTTTCTAGAGATTGACATGGTACCGATACTGATAGGCTTGTTGCTTTCTGCTTTTCCCGGCGCCTATATGGTTAACTCTGTTCGTGATATCGTAGCGGGCGATCTTTTAGCCGGAGCAATCCGAGGCTTAGAAGCAACAGGTCTTACAGTAGCACTTTTTGGTGGTGCTGGCTTAATATTAGCAACCATAGGAAACGGTTATATCCAAGATGTAAACGTCTCATCGTCTTATGGCTTGGCGATGGAGATGCTATTTGGCTTTTTCATTGCAGCTTTTTTTTCTATGGCTTTGAACACACCGCGCAATACGGTGCTAGCTTCCGGTCTTGTTGGTCTTATAAGTCGCTCTGTTTTAGCAGGAACCGTTGCTATGGGCAGTTCACCCCTACTAGGCATGTTCTGGGGCGCCTTGGCTGTTGCGATTTTTAGTGAAATTTTTGCACGGTACTATCGAGTGCCTGTTACTTTATTTGTCATTGGTGGTATCATTCCGCTTCTTCCGGGACTTTTCTTCTTTCAGGCTACCTATACACTCGTTCAAGGTGAATATGTGCAAATGATTGAACCCTTTGTTCATGGTGTTACAGGCATTATCGCCATTGGAGCAGGTGCCGCGGCTGTAACGGGATTGGTTCGTTTCTGGAAAACAACGAACGAATAG